A single genomic interval of Streptomyces sp. BA2 harbors:
- a CDS encoding GlxA family transcriptional regulator, translated as MAPTMTTAASKRTAPRHRVVVLALDGVIPFEFGIPQRIFGRARAADGELLYEVVTASVRPPGLVRTDADVAILVENGPECLASADTVVVPASYELGPVYEEGVLTEELSSALARIKPGTRLISICTGGYVLAAAGYLDGRTATTHWSSAEHFQRLFPRITVDPDVLFIDDGDVLTSAGVAAGLDLCLHVVRSDHGSAVANEVARRTVVPPHRDGGQAQYIQRPVPEPQLATTTSARAWALARLHEPIQLRDMADQESMSVRTFTRRFREEVGISPGQWLAQQRVERARHLLESSDLSVDRVARDAGFGTAQSMRGHLQAALGVTPTAYRRTFARKA; from the coding sequence ATGGCCCCGACGATGACGACTGCCGCTTCGAAGCGGACCGCTCCCCGCCACCGGGTGGTGGTCCTGGCCCTGGACGGTGTCATCCCCTTCGAGTTCGGCATCCCGCAGCGGATCTTCGGTCGCGCGAGAGCCGCTGACGGCGAGCTCCTGTACGAGGTCGTGACCGCGTCCGTCCGCCCGCCGGGCCTGGTGCGCACGGACGCCGACGTCGCGATCCTCGTGGAGAACGGCCCGGAGTGCCTGGCCTCCGCCGACACGGTGGTGGTCCCGGCCTCGTACGAGCTGGGCCCGGTCTACGAGGAGGGCGTCCTGACCGAGGAGCTGTCCTCGGCCCTGGCCCGGATCAAACCGGGCACGCGCCTGATCTCGATCTGCACGGGTGGGTACGTCCTGGCCGCGGCCGGCTATCTCGACGGCCGTACGGCGACGACGCACTGGTCGTCGGCGGAGCACTTCCAGCGTCTCTTTCCCCGGATCACGGTGGATCCGGACGTTCTCTTCATCGACGACGGAGACGTGCTCACCTCGGCGGGTGTGGCGGCGGGCCTCGACCTCTGCCTCCATGTCGTACGCAGCGATCACGGGTCGGCGGTCGCCAACGAGGTGGCCCGCCGTACGGTGGTGCCGCCGCACCGGGACGGGGGCCAGGCCCAGTACATCCAACGCCCGGTTCCGGAACCCCAGTTGGCGACGACGACCTCTGCGCGGGCGTGGGCCCTTGCCCGCCTCCACGAGCCGATCCAGCTCCGCGACATGGCGGATCAGGAATCCATGTCCGTACGCACCTTCACACGCCGCTTCCGTGAGGAGGTGGGGATCAGCCCCGGCCAGTGGCTGGCGCAGCAGCGGGTGGAGCGGGCCCGCCATCTTCTGGAGTCCAGCGATCTCTCCGTGGACCGGGTGGCGCGGGATGCGGGGTTCGGTACGGCGCAGTCGATGCGGGGGCACTTGCAGGCGGCTCTTGGGGTGACTCCAACTGCCTACCGCCGCACTTTCGCCCGGAAGGCTTAG
- a CDS encoding Zn-dependent alcohol dehydrogenase: MRGVVFDRSRAEGSRVEVVDDLEVRDPGPGEVLVAVAAAGLCHSDLSVIDGTIPFPSPVVLGHEGAGVVEAVGAGVTHVTAGDHVALSTIASCGACGECNRGRPTMCRRAIGMPDQPFSRGGRPIHQFAANSAFAERTVVKAVQAVKIPEDIPLTSAALIGCGVVTGVGAVLNRAKVDRGESVVVIGTGGIGLNVLQGARIAGATRIVAVDANPGKEGVARQFGATHFFASAEAEGVKELLPTGADHVFECVGRVELIRQAIDLLDRHGQAILLGVPPATAEASFVVSSLFLDKSILGCRYGSARPQRDFALYAELYLAGRLLLDELVTETYPVEDFAKAVGDAEAGRVARGVLTF, from the coding sequence ATGAGGGGTGTCGTTTTCGACAGGAGCAGGGCCGAGGGGAGCAGGGTCGAGGTCGTCGACGACCTTGAGGTACGGGATCCGGGGCCGGGGGAGGTGCTTGTCGCTGTCGCGGCGGCGGGCCTGTGCCACAGCGACCTTTCGGTGATCGACGGGACCATCCCTTTTCCGTCGCCGGTGGTGCTGGGCCATGAGGGGGCGGGGGTGGTGGAGGCGGTCGGTGCGGGGGTGACGCATGTGACTGCCGGTGATCACGTGGCGCTTTCGACCATCGCCAGCTGCGGGGCCTGCGGGGAATGCAATCGGGGGCGGCCGACCATGTGCCGGCGTGCGATCGGGATGCCGGACCAGCCGTTCTCGCGGGGCGGCAGGCCGATCCACCAGTTCGCGGCGAACTCCGCGTTCGCGGAACGCACGGTGGTGAAGGCCGTGCAGGCCGTGAAGATTCCGGAGGACATTCCGCTGACGTCGGCGGCGTTGATCGGGTGCGGGGTGGTGACGGGGGTCGGCGCTGTTCTGAACCGCGCGAAGGTGGACCGCGGGGAGAGTGTGGTGGTGATCGGGACCGGGGGCATCGGCCTGAATGTCCTCCAGGGGGCGAGGATCGCCGGGGCGACGCGGATCGTGGCGGTCGACGCGAACCCCGGCAAGGAGGGGGTGGCGCGGCAGTTCGGCGCGACGCACTTCTTCGCGTCGGCGGAGGCGGAGGGCGTGAAGGAGCTGCTGCCGACGGGGGCGGACCACGTCTTCGAGTGCGTGGGCCGGGTCGAGCTGATCCGCCAGGCGATCGACCTTCTGGACCGGCATGGGCAGGCGATCCTGCTGGGGGTGCCGCCGGCCACGGCCGAGGCGTCGTTCGTGGTCTCGTCCCTGTTCCTGGACAAGTCGATCCTGGGCTGCCGCTACGGTTCGGCGCGTCCGCAACGGGACTTCGCGCTGTACGCGGAGCTTTATCTGGCGGGGCGCCTGCTCCTTGACGAGCTGGTGACGGAGACGTACCCGGTGGAGGACTTCGCGAAGGCGGTGGGGGACGCGGAGGCGGGGCGGGTGGCGCGGGGGGTGCTGACGTTCTGA
- a CDS encoding acyl-CoA dehydrogenase family protein, with protein sequence MEFGFGPADEEFRAEARAWLGEHLTGVFAGASGRGGPGSEHEGVAERRAWERELGRGGWIGLGWDTDSPACGNRRATCGNRRATYGNRRATLTQQVVWAEEYARVRAPGRYGHIGENLLAPTLLAYGSQEQRDEFLPPIARGEALWCQGYSEPGAGSDLAGLRTAAVRDGGSGEMYRVTGQKIWTSLAREADWCFVLARTEAGSSGHRGISFLLVPMDQPGRIEVRPIRQLTGTSEFNEVFFDGAVARASHVVGGVGNGWRVAMGLLGFERGVSTLVQQIGFAEELGGVVREALDSGAVDDPVLRDRLVRQWAELKVMRWNALRTLGSSGSGGDAGAPSVAKLLWGGWHQRLGELAMAVRGAVGAVGPGDWREDTPYELDALQRLFLFTRADTIYGGSDEIQRNIIAERVLGLPREAKAR encoded by the coding sequence GTGGAGTTCGGATTCGGCCCTGCGGACGAGGAGTTCCGCGCGGAGGCCAGGGCCTGGCTCGGCGAACACCTGACGGGGGTGTTCGCAGGGGCGTCGGGGCGGGGCGGGCCCGGCAGTGAGCACGAGGGCGTTGCGGAAAGGCGGGCGTGGGAGCGGGAGTTGGGGCGGGGCGGGTGGATCGGGCTCGGGTGGGACACGGACTCTCCCGCGTGCGGGAATCGGCGGGCGACGTGCGGGAATCGGCGGGCGACGTACGGGAATCGGCGGGCGACGCTCACCCAGCAGGTGGTGTGGGCGGAGGAGTACGCGCGAGTGCGGGCCCCCGGACGCTACGGCCACATCGGCGAGAACCTGCTGGCCCCGACCCTGCTCGCGTACGGCAGCCAGGAGCAGCGTGACGAGTTCTTGCCGCCCATCGCGCGCGGGGAGGCGCTGTGGTGCCAGGGGTACAGCGAGCCAGGGGCCGGGTCGGACCTGGCGGGGCTGCGGACGGCGGCGGTGCGGGACGGTGGGAGCGGTGAGATGTACCGCGTCACCGGGCAGAAGATCTGGACCTCGCTCGCCCGAGAAGCGGACTGGTGCTTCGTGCTGGCGCGGACGGAGGCGGGGTCTTCCGGACACCGGGGGATCTCGTTCCTGCTGGTGCCGATGGACCAGCCGGGACGTATCGAGGTGCGGCCCATCAGGCAGTTGACGGGGACGAGCGAGTTCAACGAAGTCTTCTTCGACGGTGCGGTGGCGCGTGCCTCGCACGTGGTGGGGGGCGTCGGCAACGGGTGGCGCGTCGCCATGGGGCTGCTCGGCTTCGAGCGGGGGGTCTCCACACTCGTACAGCAGATCGGGTTCGCTGAGGAGCTCGGGGGCGTGGTCCGGGAGGCTCTCGACAGCGGGGCCGTCGACGACCCCGTGCTGCGGGACCGGCTCGTGCGGCAGTGGGCCGAGTTGAAGGTCATGCGGTGGAACGCGCTGCGCACGTTGGGCAGTTCGGGCTCCGGTGGTGACGCGGGTGCGCCCAGTGTGGCCAAGCTGCTGTGGGGCGGGTGGCATCAGCGGCTGGGGGAGCTGGCCATGGCGGTGCGGGGGGCGGTGGGGGCAGTCGGCCCCGGGGACTGGCGCGAGGACACTCCGTACGAACTCGACGCCCTGCAAAGGCTGTTCCTCTTCACGCGGGCCGACACCATCTACGGCGGCTCGGACGAGATTCAGCGGAACATCATCGCCGAGCGCGTGCTCGGCCTGCCGAGGGAGGCGAAGGCGCGATGA
- a CDS encoding SDR family NAD(P)-dependent oxidoreductase: protein MGNFLAGKVVAVTGAGRGIGKAVALAAAAEGAKVVVNDYGVSMEGAQPTSEIADGVVKEIQAAGGEAIAVADDISTMAGGQRIVDVALAEFGRIDGVVCVAGILRERMLFNMSEQEWDPVVATHLKGTFTVFRAASAVMRKQGTGTLIGFTSGNHQGSVAQANYSAAKGGIISLVRSAALGLNKYGVTANAVAPVARTRMSANVPMELKEIGEPEDVAALVTYLLSERAREEKITGQVYTVAGPKIAVWAQPRELRAGYVEGGWTPEKIADFLPGTVGVDPMPMLAQLEAMAKAAAAKDRPNA, encoded by the coding sequence GTGGGGAACTTCTTGGCAGGCAAGGTGGTGGCCGTGACCGGTGCCGGGCGCGGCATCGGCAAGGCGGTCGCGCTCGCCGCCGCGGCCGAGGGCGCGAAGGTCGTCGTGAACGACTACGGCGTCTCCATGGAGGGCGCGCAGCCGACCAGCGAGATAGCCGACGGCGTGGTCAAGGAGATCCAGGCGGCGGGGGGCGAGGCGATCGCCGTCGCCGATGACATCTCGACCATGGCGGGCGGGCAGCGGATCGTGGACGTCGCGCTCGCCGAGTTCGGACGGATCGACGGTGTGGTGTGCGTGGCCGGGATCCTGCGGGAGCGGATGCTCTTCAACATGTCCGAACAGGAGTGGGACCCGGTGGTCGCCACGCACCTGAAGGGCACGTTCACCGTCTTCCGGGCCGCGTCGGCGGTCATGCGGAAACAGGGGACGGGGACGCTGATCGGCTTCACCAGCGGCAACCACCAGGGGTCCGTGGCGCAGGCCAACTACAGCGCGGCCAAGGGCGGGATCATCTCGCTGGTACGCAGCGCGGCGCTCGGCCTGAACAAGTACGGGGTGACGGCGAACGCGGTGGCGCCCGTCGCGCGCACGCGGATGTCCGCCAACGTCCCCATGGAGTTGAAGGAGATCGGGGAGCCGGAGGACGTGGCCGCGCTGGTCACGTATCTGCTGAGCGAGCGGGCCCGGGAGGAGAAGATCACCGGGCAGGTCTACACGGTCGCGGGCCCGAAGATCGCGGTGTGGGCGCAGCCGCGTGAGCTGCGGGCCGGGTATGTCGAGGGCGGCTGGACCCCGGAGAAGATCGCCGACTTCCTGCCGGGGACGGTGGGGGTCGACCCGATGCCGATGCTGGCCCAGCTGGAGGCGATGGCGAAGGCCGCCGCCGCCAAAGACCGGCCGAACGCGTAG
- a CDS encoding cyclase family protein, translating to MSLPAEFHDIAKRVNNWGRWGSDDEIGTLNLITDEVVREAAATIRTGRRVPLALPLKEDGVQTGLIPGRVNPLHTMVQINQELFGPGTVATSDDAVTMGLQTATHWDALTHASHSGKIYNGRPADTITAHTRAQFSGIDKVPHLVSRGVLLDVARAKGVDRLPGDHAVTPEDLAEAEEFAGLTVRAGDIVLVRTGQIQVYLAGDKHAYGYPSPGLSVRTPEWFHARDVAAVANDTLTFEIFPPEIENLWLPVHALDLVEMGMLQGQNWNLEKLSTACAEVSRYSFLLSAMPEPFIGGTGTPVAPVAVL from the coding sequence ATGTCACTGCCGGCCGAGTTCCATGACATCGCCAAACGCGTGAACAACTGGGGTCGTTGGGGTTCCGACGACGAGATCGGCACACTCAACCTCATCACCGACGAGGTGGTCCGCGAGGCCGCCGCCACCATCCGCACCGGCCGCCGCGTCCCGCTCGCGCTGCCCCTCAAGGAGGACGGCGTCCAGACGGGTCTGATACCCGGCCGGGTCAACCCCCTCCACACGATGGTGCAGATCAACCAGGAGCTCTTCGGCCCCGGCACGGTCGCCACCAGCGACGACGCCGTCACGATGGGCCTGCAGACGGCCACCCACTGGGACGCGCTCACCCACGCCTCACACTCGGGGAAGATCTACAACGGCCGCCCGGCGGACACCATCACCGCCCACACCCGCGCGCAGTTCAGCGGCATCGACAAGGTGCCGCACCTCGTCTCGCGCGGCGTGCTGCTCGACGTCGCCCGCGCCAAGGGCGTCGACCGGCTGCCCGGGGACCACGCGGTCACTCCCGAAGACCTGGCGGAGGCCGAGGAGTTCGCGGGGCTCACCGTCCGCGCCGGCGACATCGTCCTCGTACGCACCGGGCAGATCCAGGTCTATCTGGCGGGTGACAAGCACGCGTACGGATATCCGTCGCCCGGCCTGTCGGTCCGCACCCCTGAGTGGTTCCACGCGCGCGATGTCGCGGCGGTCGCCAACGACACCCTCACCTTCGAGATCTTCCCGCCCGAGATCGAGAACCTCTGGCTGCCCGTGCACGCGCTCGACCTGGTCGAGATGGGGATGCTGCAGGGTCAGAACTGGAATCTGGAAAAGTTGTCCACAGCCTGTGCAGAAGTTTCCCGCTACAGCTTCCTTCTCTCCGCGATGCCCGAGCCGTTCATCGGCGGCACGGGAACGCCTGTCGCGCCGGTGGCGGTGCTGTGA
- a CDS encoding ATP-binding protein, whose translation MQVLQVQLEVRPDPAEVGRARRWARSRLAGSGIGVDEPLAETLILLISELVTNAVVHTGCPAVLRMRLPDVPDVPEEAAEAGPGTVRVEVADASARPPKQRHADGDATNGRGLELVDGLADRWGWQAEGAGKSIWCEVDRCEPGVAAVAFDGTTYEDVAYEAV comes from the coding sequence GTGCAGGTGCTTCAAGTTCAGCTGGAGGTCAGGCCCGACCCCGCCGAGGTGGGGCGGGCCCGAAGGTGGGCGCGTTCGCGGCTCGCCGGTTCCGGGATAGGAGTCGACGAGCCACTGGCCGAGACACTGATCCTGCTGATCTCGGAGCTGGTCACCAACGCGGTGGTGCACACGGGCTGTCCGGCCGTGCTGCGCATGCGGCTCCCGGACGTCCCGGATGTGCCCGAGGAGGCCGCGGAGGCCGGACCCGGGACGGTCAGGGTCGAGGTGGCCGACGCCAGCGCACGCCCGCCGAAGCAGCGGCACGCGGACGGCGACGCGACCAACGGCCGGGGCCTGGAACTCGTCGACGGCCTCGCCGACCGCTGGGGCTGGCAGGCCGAGGGCGCGGGAAAGAGCATCTGGTGCGAGGTGGACCGGTGCGAGCCGGGCGTCGCGGCGGTCGCGTTCGACGGAACGACCTACGAGGACGTCGCGTACGAGGCGGTCTGA
- a CDS encoding acyl-CoA dehydrogenase family protein: protein MDFQLTEDQRALKAGLRELLEGRFDGAALRDAVVDSGAPSLDRALWRELGDAGFFSLRVPEEEGGVGLGLPEAVLVFEEAGRALLPGPLVATFLAAGDVTGAAQGATVVTAVSGGLDGGLVPWLDEADVVHGDVSGAVPLRSVDPLTPLHRVPGACEGPAAGEADLLIAAEQLGSAGRTCEMAVRYARERTQFGQPIGAFQAVKHLCAQMLVRTEVARAAVYAASITGDGTDITAAKLLADEAAVRGARDCLQVHGGMGFTWEADVHLHLKRAWVRAGLGQSAARAEEELAAAL from the coding sequence ATGGACTTTCAACTGACGGAAGATCAGCGGGCATTGAAGGCAGGGCTGCGCGAGCTGCTGGAGGGGCGGTTCGACGGGGCCGCCCTGCGGGACGCGGTGGTGGACTCCGGGGCCCCCTCGCTGGACCGGGCCCTCTGGCGGGAGCTCGGGGATGCCGGGTTCTTCTCGCTGCGGGTCCCGGAGGAGGAGGGCGGGGTCGGACTCGGGCTTCCGGAGGCCGTGTTGGTCTTCGAGGAGGCGGGGCGCGCGCTGCTCCCCGGGCCGCTGGTGGCCACGTTCCTCGCGGCCGGGGACGTCACGGGAGCGGCCCAGGGGGCGACCGTGGTGACGGCCGTCTCCGGCGGGCTCGACGGTGGGCTCGTTCCCTGGCTCGACGAGGCGGACGTGGTCCACGGGGACGTCTCGGGCGCCGTACCCCTGCGCTCCGTCGATCCGCTGACGCCGCTGCACCGGGTGCCCGGCGCCTGCGAGGGGCCCGCAGCCGGGGAGGCGGACCTGCTCATCGCCGCCGAACAGCTGGGAAGCGCGGGCAGGACCTGCGAGATGGCGGTCCGCTATGCCCGTGAACGTACCCAATTCGGGCAGCCCATCGGGGCCTTCCAGGCCGTCAAGCACCTCTGCGCGCAGATGCTCGTCCGCACCGAGGTCGCCCGCGCCGCCGTGTACGCGGCGTCAATCACCGGTGACGGAACGGACATAACGGCGGCCAAGCTGCTCGCCGACGAGGCGGCGGTGCGGGGCGCACGGGACTGCCTTCAGGTGCACGGCGGGATGGGCTTCACCTGGGAGGCCGACGTGCATCTGCATCTGAAGCGGGCCTGGGTGCGGGCCGGCCTCGGGCAGTCGGCGGCTCGGGCGGAGGAGGAGCTGGCGGCGGCGCTGTGA
- a CDS encoding acyl-CoA dehydrogenase family protein codes for MDLTYTQEEESFRAGLREWLSRTLPQLPPRPDPLDWPGRRAYDMGWQRRLYDAGYAGLHWPVDAGGRGATPTQHLIFLEETEKAGAPYVGANFVGLLHAGPTIASEGTPEQRARWLPPVLRGDEVWCQGFSEPDAGSDLASLRTRAWRDGDDYVVSGSKIWTSHAEVADWCELLVRTTPVSEDVPKHRGITWLAMPMDAPGITVRPLRTLAGSTEFAEVFLDEVRVPAANRVGAENDGWRVTMVTLSYERGTAFVGEVVACRRVLGDLAREARKNGRWDDAVLRRRLGRLSAEFGALWRLTQWNVSESQRSGSGVPGIGGSVFKLRYSHARQELYEAASEVLGPGALDLGHEWTLDRLSSLSYTIAAGTSQIQQNIVAERILGLPKGR; via the coding sequence TGGACTGGCCGGGGCGCAGGGCGTACGACATGGGGTGGCAGCGCAGGCTGTACGACGCCGGGTACGCGGGCCTGCACTGGCCCGTCGACGCGGGCGGCCGCGGGGCGACCCCCACCCAGCACCTCATCTTCCTTGAGGAGACCGAGAAGGCGGGCGCGCCCTACGTAGGGGCGAACTTCGTGGGCCTGCTGCACGCGGGCCCCACCATCGCCTCTGAAGGGACGCCGGAACAGCGCGCCCGGTGGCTGCCGCCCGTGCTGCGCGGCGACGAGGTGTGGTGCCAGGGGTTCAGCGAGCCGGACGCGGGCTCCGACCTCGCGTCACTGCGCACGCGCGCGTGGCGGGACGGCGACGACTACGTGGTGAGCGGATCCAAGATCTGGACCTCGCACGCGGAGGTCGCCGACTGGTGCGAGCTCCTCGTGCGGACGACACCGGTGAGCGAGGACGTGCCCAAGCACCGCGGCATCACGTGGCTCGCGATGCCGATGGACGCCCCCGGCATCACGGTCCGTCCGTTGCGCACGCTCGCGGGCTCGACGGAGTTCGCCGAGGTGTTCCTCGACGAGGTGCGGGTACCGGCCGCGAACCGCGTCGGCGCGGAGAACGACGGCTGGCGCGTCACGATGGTGACCCTGTCGTACGAGCGGGGGACGGCCTTCGTGGGGGAGGTCGTCGCCTGCCGCCGGGTCCTGGGTGATCTGGCCCGCGAGGCCCGCAAGAACGGACGCTGGGACGACGCGGTCCTGCGACGCAGGCTCGGCAGGCTGAGCGCGGAGTTCGGTGCGCTGTGGCGCCTCACGCAGTGGAACGTCAGCGAGTCGCAACGGTCGGGGAGCGGGGTGCCCGGCATCGGCGGGTCCGTCTTCAAGCTGCGCTACTCGCACGCACGCCAGGAGCTGTACGAGGCCGCGAGCGAGGTCCTCGGCCCCGGCGCGCTCGACCTGGGGCACGAGTGGACCCTGGACCGGCTCTCCTCCCTCTCGTACACGATCGCCGCAGGGACCTCGCAGATCCAGCAGAACATCGTGGCCGAGCGGATACTCGGCCTCCCGAAGGGGCGGTGA